The Streptococcus downei MFe28 DNA window AATAATACCATGGTTAAGGCTGAAACAGATTTCCAAGCTGATAACTATGCTGGTCGCAACATCTGGTTTGGTGTGCGGGAATTCGCCATGGCTGCTGCCATGAATGGGATTGCCCTCCACGGTGGTACTCGTGTCTATGGTGGTACCTTCTTTGTTTTCTCCAACTATCTGCTTCCTGCCGTTCGAATGGCAGCCCTGCAAAATTTACCAGCCGTCTACGTCATGACCCATGACTCAGTAGCCGTTGGGGAAGATGGCCCAACCCACGAACCAATCGAACAATTGGCCAGCGTTCGCTCCATGCCTAACCTCAATGTCATTCGTCCAGCTGATGGTAATGAAACTAATGCGGCTTGGCAAAGAGCTTTGGCTGAAACGGACCGCCCTACTATGTTGGTTCTGACCCGCCAAGGCCTGCCTGTTCTAGAAGGCACCAAGGAAAAAGCAGCAGAGGGTGTCAATAAGGGTGCCTACATTATTTCAGAAGCCAAGGGCGACCTTGATGGTATCATCATTGCTACGGGTTCTGAAGTTAAACTGGCTCTAGATACACAAGCAGCTTTGGAAGCTCAGGGCACTCACGTACGAGTAGTTTCTATGCCAGCCCAAAATATCTTTGATGAGCAAGATGCAGCCTACAAAGAAAGCATCTTGCTATCAGCTGTAAGCAAGCGTCTAGCTATCGAAGCTGGCTCTAGCTTTGGTTGGGGCAAGTATGTCGGCCTCGCTGGCAAGACCTTGACCATTGACACTTGGGGAGCTTCAGCACCAGGTAATCGTATTTTTGAAGAGTATGGCTTTACAGTTGACAATGCTGTTGCGCTTTACAAATCTATGTAAGAAAACTGTGTTATAAAGATATCGCCCAAGTTTTCCTTGGGTGACTTTTTGGTAACTACAAGTTTTAAAATTGACAGGCAACTAGAGTTTAGGCTACAATGATTTTAAATAAGTTAATAAAAAATGGAGGACAAGTAAATGAAAAAACTAATCCCCCTTTTGGCGACAGGCCTATCAATCTTAGCTTTAGCAGCTTGTGATTTTGATGATAATGATGATCACGTTCAGACACCTGCGTCAAGCACGGTATCATCAAGTCCATCAAAGTCATCAAGTGCTAGTTCATCGTCAACATCAGCTGCTATTTCAGAAGATGAAGCTAAAAATACCGCTCTTGCCGATGCAGGTTTGACAGCAGAGCAAGTTACTTTTACAAAAGTAGCGCAAGATATTGAAAATGGTAAAAATGTTTACGAACTTGAATTTGTTAAAGATTCAATTGAGTATAGTTATACCATTGACAGTGGTAATGGTGCTATTCTTGAAAAAGAAACAGATAACGTCAATGACTAGTCCTGATAGAACAGAATTTAGTGAGATAAGTTGAAGAGTTGAGTTTAATAAGCTCAGCTCTTTTTTGGTGGTTTTAAATCTGTTAATCAGAAAGTTAAAGGTCTATTTCTCTAGTCTGAGTTTGCTAAGATGTTTTTGTAGTGTTAGAAAACCATAGAAAAGTTTTTGAAATCACTTTTAGCTTTTACTATTCTTCTTGCAGTGGTAGGAGATATATTTTGACTGAAAAAATAGGGTTTGTAGTACTACTAAGGATTTTTGGACCACTCCCAAATCCTTTTTAGTGGTCAGAAAGATTTTCTGCTAACAGAATTAGTTTCCTTAAGGCAAAAAGGTTTATCTAGAATGGTTTTTCCAGCCTATGACAAAATGATGTCATAGATTAATTTTTTGTCATACCATGCTTATTTTGCGGAAAGTGATTGACAAAAAAGTCCCTTTTTTGTATGATTTTGGTAATTGTTTGTATTAGTTTTACGTAACAAATGATTTTTCATTTAGTAAAGGATGAAGTTGATGGGAAAGACCTGTTGCGTTTTGTATAAGAAAATCAAATAAATTTATGATGATAAGGACATTCGGTCTAACCCAATCTTGTCAGTTATTCTATTAAAAGCTTTAAATGAATTAACCAAGTCAAGCAATGCTTGTTGGACAGCAGTTTACTTATAATGAGAGCTCAACCTTTATGAGATGACACAAGGTGTTTTTATGCCTGAGTCGCTACACTCTTTTAGAGCTATAGCACAAAAAGATTGTAAGTGAAGGATAGTGAAGGCAGTTTTTTAATAAGTTGCTATTTAGAAAGAGGAAAAGGGAGAAGAAAATGATTGAATTTCAGCACGTCTCAAAGATTTATGGGGAGAAGGGGGCCCTCAGTGACCTCAATTTAACCATCAATAATGGCGAAATTTTTGGTCTGATTGGCCACAATGGGGCTGGTAAAACGACCACTATCTCGATTTTGACTTCGATTATTGAGGCCACTTATGGAGAAGTCGTCGTTGATGGTCAAGCCCTCTCAGCTAATCGTGATGCCATTAAGAAGAAGATTGGCTATGTACCAGATTCACCTGACATTTTCCTCAATTTGACCGCTAGTGAGTACTGGCATTTTCTAGGAAAAATTTATGGTGTTGAGGACAGTCAGATTGAGCAAAGAATTGCGGACTTGACTCAGGTTTTTGATTTGACCCAGCAACAAAATGATACCATTGATAGCTTCTCGCATGGGATGCGGCAGAAGGTCATTGTTATTGGGGCTCTTGTGGTTAATCCCGATATTTGGATTTTGGATGAACCCCTGACGGGACTTGACCCCCAAGCTTCCTTTGACCTCAAGGAAATGATGAAGCAACACGCCCAGGCCGGCAATACGGTCCTCTTTTCTACCCATGTCCTACAGGTGGCTGAGCAACTCTGTGACCGCATTGGTATTCTCAAGCAGGGAAAACTAATCTTTGTTGGCACCTTGGAAGAGCTTAAGGCTAATCATCCTGAGAAGGACTTGGAGACCATCTATCTGGAAATGGCAGGACGCAATGCGGAAGCCCCTGAGACTTCCCTGGGTGAGGAGGTGACTAGTCAATGAAGTGGTCAACTATTTGGGAACTCATCAAGATAAATATTCTCTACTCTAATCCGCAGAATATGTCCCAGATTAAGAAGAAGCGAGAGAAGAGCCCAGAGAAGCAAATTGTGGCTTATAAATCTATGTTACGCCAACAAGGGCTGCTGATGCTCCTCTTTACCTTCGTCTATCTATTTAATTTTATTATGGTTGATTTTGCCAAACTGCCTGGTTATTTCACCCAGTATGTTATGCTCTTCTTTTTGATGGCGGTTTTCAATGCTTTCTCAGCCATGTACGCTATCTTTTATGACAGTAAGGATTTGGACTTGTACGCCCCCTTGCCCATCAAGACTTCAGACCTTTATCTAGCTAAGGTTTTCTCCTCTTTAGGGATGGGAGCAGTCTTTTTAATGCCCCTCTTGTCTCTTTTTATCCTGCTAGCCTTTCGCGTGGGAGGAATTCTGATGGTTCCCCTAGGCCTTCTCTTTTTCCTTCTGGCCCTAGTTTCTTGTCTAACTCTGGCCTTGAGTGTCAACCATCTGGTTGGGGGCTTGGTTGTTAGAAGTTCTAGGCGCAAGCTTTTTTCGACCATCTTGATGGTTCTGACGACCCTCGGCATTATGGGGAGCCTCTTTTATTTCTTAGCTGCCAATAATAAAATAGCCATGGCGGATGGCCACCTGGTTGACCGTCCCCTCATTCCTTATTTTCGGGGCTACTATGATGTTCTCGTTCATCCCCTTGCCTTTGAGACCCTTCTTAATTTCTACCTGCCCCTTGTCTTAATCTTGATTTTGGCCCTCCTATTGGTCAAATACTTTATTCCTCGCTATTATCAGGAAGCCTTCTACAAGAGTCAGGAACAAGAGGCCAAGTCACAAAAGCAAAAGGTCTATAAAAATACAGGTCTAAATAGGACGCTGATTCGTCATCATTTAGCCACCCTGCAAAATGGAACTTTGATTGTGCAAAGTCTCATGACTCCCATACTTTTTCCTGTCATGATTGTGTTTTATTCCTTGAGTATTGACAAGAGCATTGTTGCTCAATTTTCAGGGGCCTACTTTGGTTTTGCTTGGCTGGTCGGACTAGCTTTTGGGGGCTTGAGCGCAACGCCAGCCTCCTTCCCAGCTGTTGGTCTCTCCTTGGAGAAGGAGAATTACTTGGCCTTTAAGGCCCTGCCAATCAATTTCAAGGATTTCTTGAAGCAAAAATACCTGGTCTTGGTTAGTCTTCAGATTTTTCTACCTTGGTTGGTCAGTATAGCTATTGGGTTTTACTTTGGCCTCCAGTTTCTGCTGATTTTGGCTCTGGCCCTGGGTTACCTGCTATCTGCTTTTGTTCTCAATGAATTTATGTATCGCAGAGACTATCGTAACTTGGTCTTAAATTGGCAAGATATGACCCAACTCTTTAATCGTGGGGGCGGTCAGTGGGTGGCCTTTGCCTTCTTACTCCTCATCTTCCTTTGTGGTGGGCTCATCTTTGGCTTGACCGTTCTCTTAACTGTTTTACTAGGAGCTCTGGCAACCAGCTGTTTGGTGCTTGTCATCAGCCTCTTGGTCTTTGCCTTTCTTCAATACCGACTTGATCGCACCTTCTGGAAGGTCCTGGATTAATTTAAATCAAGCTGTGCCATGGCACGGCTTTTAGTGTATAATGAATGATATGAAACGTAATTTTACAGGAGTCAAGCGACTGGTTATCAAGGTGGGGACTAGCTCTCTGGTCTTGCCCAATGGAAAAATCAATCTGAATAAAATTGACCAGCTAGCCTTTGTTATTTCTGATTTGATGAATCAAGGCAAGGAGGTCATTCTGGTGTCTTCGGGCGCTATGGGCTTTGGTCTCAATGTCCTAGGGATGGATAAGCGACCGGCGGAAATCGCCCGACAGCAGGCAGTTTCTAGTGTTGGTCAGGTGGCCATGATGAGCCTCTATTCCCAAGTCTTCTCCCACTACCAGGCCAAGGTCAGCCAGCTCTTGATTACCAGAGATGTGGTGGTTTATCCTGAGAGTTTAGAGAATTTTACCAATGCCTTTGAGTCTTTGATTAAGCTGGGAATTGTTCCCATTGTTAATGAAAATGATGCGGTTAGTATAGAGGAGATGGATCACCAGACCAAGTTTGGTGATAATGACCGCCTTTCTGCAGTAGTGGCCAAAATTACAGATGCTGATCTCTTGATTATGCTCTCAGATATTGATGGCCTTTTTGATAAGAATCCCACTGTTTATGAAGATGCGGTTCTGCGAGAGCGAGTGGCAGAGATTACGGATGAAATCCTGGCCTCGGCTGGTGGTGCTGGCAGTAAATTTGGTACGGGAGGCATGCTCAGCAAGATTCAATCAGCCCAGATGATTTTTGAAAACGAGGGTCAGATGGTTCTGATGAATGGGGAGAATCCTCGGGATATTCTGCGACTCTTAGCAGGCGAGAAAATAGGAACCTGGTTTAAAAGGGCTGACTAAATCGAGGAGCTAATCCTTGAGCTTGGGGCTGTCTTGAGACCTGTGGTTTAGACAAGCTAGGCCATTATTTTGGCAGAAGCCTTTGCCTTTATAGTGAGGAGGAATGCAAATGACTGTGATTGAAGCGTTAGGAAAGCAGGCCCAGCAGGCTAGTCGAGACTTGCTGGCCTTGGGAACAGTTGAAAAAAATCGGCTACTCTTAGGGGTTGCCCAGACCCTAGTTCAAGAGACTGAAAAAATTTTAGCAGAAAATGCTAAGGATTTAAGTAAGGCCAAGGAACATGGGATTAGTCCCGTTATGGAGGACCGCCTGCGCCTGACAGGCCGGCGGATCCAAGCCATGGCAGAGGGATTGCGTCAGGTAGCGGATTTGCAGGATCCTATTGGACGAGTTGTGCAGGGCTTCACCAACTTAGATGGCTTGAAAATTGTGCAAAAACGGGTTCCCATAGGTATCATCGCAATGATTTTTGAGAGTCGGCCCAATGTGTCGGTGGATGCCTTTAGCTTGGCCTTCAAGACTAACAATGCCATTATCCTACGCGGTGGCCGTGATGCCCTTAACTCCAATAAAATTTTGGTTAATCTGATTCGTCAGACTCTGAAAGCAGAAGGGCTCAATCCCGACATGGTCCAGCTGGTAGAAGACACCAGCCATGATGTGGCCGAAGAGCTGATGCAGGCAACCGATTATGTGGATCTCTTGATTCCGCGTGGTGGGTCTCGTTTGATTCAGACGGTTAAGGCCAAGGCCAAGGTGCCGATTATTGAGACAGGGGTCGGGAATGTCCATATTTATGTGGACGCGACAGCTGACCTAGAGATGGCGACTAGGATTGTCATCAATGCCAAGACCCAGCGGCCTAGCGTCTGCAATGCTGCAGAGAGTCTGGTAGTTCACCAGGCGGTGGCAGCCGAGTTTCTGCCCAAATTAGCAGAGGCCGTTAAGAAAGTCCATGCGGTTGAATTTCGAGCTGACCAAGGTGCTCTGGCCTTGATGCCAGAAGCAGTTCCTGCGACTGCAGGGGATTTTGCGACAGAATTTTTGGACTATGTCATGTCGGTCAAGATTGTTGCTAGCTTGCAGGAGGCTATTGATTGGGTCAATAACTATACGACCCACCACTCAGAAAGTATTATCACCCAGGACATTAATTCAGCTGATGCCTTCCAGGAGCAGGTAGATGCGGCGGCTGTCTATGTCAATGCCTCAACCCGCTTCACCGATGGCTTTGTCTTTGGCTTAGGGGCAGAAATCGGAATTTCAACTCAGAAGCTCCACGCCCGTGGTCCTATGGGTTTGGAGGCTCTGACCTCAACCAAGTTCTACATCAATGGTCAAGGCCAAATCAGAGAGTAAGCATTAGGAAGAAGGTCGTGCCTGAGCACGGCTTTTTTATACTCTTCAAAAAACAAAATTTTCCGTCGTTAACTCACCTCGCCGTACTTATTGAGGAAAGCAAGACTTTCTGCATCTTTAACCTCACAAGGTCTCCCAGACCTTTTGAGCTGTCTTCGGTTCGTGCGATACGGAGCAAAGTTGGTCGATTTCACCAACTTTGTGAGGTTAGTAAGGGAGCTAGGCAATCGCTATGGAGATTGCCGTTTGACATCAGTCACTTTAGTGACTTGATGGCCTTGCTCCTTGCCTTGGCTAGTTTTGATTTTTATTGAGTATTAGTGAAGGCGGGCTTTGTTTTTATGAGGCTACTAGCTAATCAGTCTATCTTTTGGGCTGGCACCTAGGGTTAAAACTCGACAAATTTCAAATGAAACTCATCTCGTTGATAAGCTGAAGGTCTGCTAGAGGTTTTCCTTATAGATTTTTTGGAGGGTGGTTTTCATTCAATGTTGGCCCTTAAATCTGGCTCTCGTTTGAGAAATACTTGGGCAGTTCTAGCACATTTATGGTAGAATAAAAGTTATGACAAATGAATTTCACCATGTGAGCGTTCTTCTGCACGAGACAGTTGACATGCTGGCCCCCAAGCCTGATGGTATCTATGTGGATGCCACCTTGGGTGGGGCAGGCCACAGCGCTTATTTGCTCTCAAAGTTGGGTCCCAAAGGCCATCTTTACTGTTTTGATCAGGACCAATCTGCTATAGATAATGCCCAGGTTAAGCTCAAAGATTATGTGGACAGGGGCATGGTGACCTTCATTAAAGATAATTTTCGCAATCTCAAGGCTGACCTAGCTGAAGAAGGGGTGACCCAAATTGACGGCATCCTTTATGATTTGGGGGTTTCTAGTCCCCAGTTGGACCAGCGAGAGCGAGGCTTTTCTTATAAGCAGGATGCTCCCTTAGATATGCGAATGAACCAAGAGGCCGACCTATCTGCCTACGATGTGGTCAATACTTACAGCTATCAAGACCTGGTGAAAATCTTCTTCAAATATGGGGAAGATAAGTTTTCCAAGCAAATTGCCCGTAAGATTGAGCAGGCGAGAAAAAGTAAACCGATTGAGACAACGACTGAACTGACCGAGATTATCAAGTCAGCCAAGCCAGCCAAGGAATTAAAGAAAAAGGGGCACCCAGCCAAGCAGATTTTTCAGGCCATTCGGATTGAGGTCAATGATGAATTAGGGGCTGCGGATGAGTCTATTCAGCAGGCCTTGGAACTCCTAGCCTTGGATGGTCGGATTTCGGTCATTACCTTTCATTCTTTAGAAGACCGGCTGACCAAGCAAATCTTCAAAGAAGCCTCAAGTGTGGATGTGCCTAAGGGTTTACCCTTCATTCCTGAGGAAATGCAGCCCAAGATTGCCTTGGTCAATCGCAAGCCCATCTTACCCTCCCAAGGGGAGCTCTCAGTCAATAATCGGGCCCATTCAGCCAAGCTGAGGGTGGCTAAAAAAATTCGAAAGTAGTTAGAATTATGGCAAATAAAAAGCAAGAAGAAGTAGCCATTCAAAACGCCTTTCAGAAGCGTTTTCGTAAGTTTTCCAGACTGGAGGTTGCTTTTTACGGCTCCGTTATCATTACGGCTGTTCTGATGGCCGTAGGGATTATTTACTTACAGAGTCGCAATTTGCAACTCAAACAGCAGATTACTGAAATTAATAGTCAGATTAGTGATGCAGAAACGGACCAAAATAATGCCAAGCAGGAGGTCAATGAGCTGACGCGCTCGGACCGGATTGCCGAGATAGCTAAAAAGGCAGGTCTCAATATTGATAACTCTAATCTTGGAAATGTTGGGAGTAACAAGTAGCGCATGAAGAATTTGATTAATCGCTTCTTGTCCTATGTGACAAGGGATCGGCGAGGACCTCGGGCTAATCGAGAACGGGTCGGTCAAAATTTGATGATTACCACGGTTTTCATCTTTTTTATCTTTATCATTAATTTTGCCATCATCATTGGGACCGACTCTAAATTCGGGGTCAAACTAGCTCCCAAGGCCAAGGCTGTCTACCAGACAACAGTGACCAAGGCGGCCAAGCGGGGGACCATCTATGACCGCAATGGTAATGTGATTGCAGAGAATTCAACCACCTACACGATCTATGCCATTATTGACAAGAAGTATGTTTCAGCTAAGAATGAAAAGCTCTATGTTCAAGACAAGGACTATGATAAGCTGGCCGACATTCTCAATCAGCAGTTAGGGGTGGAAAAGGACTATGTCTTAAAGCAATTGAGACAACCTAAGCTGACCCAGGTCTATTTTGGGTCTGAGGGGACTAATCTATCCTATTCGACCATGCAGGCTATTTCAGATGCGGCCAAGGAAGCAGGCATCAAGGGAGTTGACTTTGATACCAGTGCTAGCCGTCTTTATCCCAACGGAACCTTTGCCTCTGAGTTTATTGGTATTGCCCAGAAACAAAATGGTAAGAAGGGGGACTCAACCCTGGTCGGAACGACTGGACTGGAAGCCTCTATGGACAGCATCCTGTCGGGAACTGATGGTAAGGTTACCTACGAAAAGGACGAAAATGGGAATATCCTTTTTGGAACTGGGAAGAATATTAAAAAGACGATTGATGGGCGTGATGTCTATACTACCCTAGATGCCACCCTGCAAACCTATCTGGAGACCCAGATGAATACCTTCATGGAAAAGGTTGGCAGTGCAACAGATGCTAGTGCTACCTTAGTCAATGCTCATACCGGCGAAATTTTGGCAACAACCCAAAGGCCTACCTATAATGCTGATACCCTGCAGGGAATGAGCAAAGATGAGGGCTATAATTGGAACAATATGCTTTACGGTACCAATTTTGAGCCTGGTTCTACCATGAAGGTTATGCTGCTGGCTTCGGCTCTCAATGAAGGAGCCTTCAACGCCAACCAAACCTACTACAATGGGGATGGTATCAAAATTGCTGATACCACCATCAATGACTGGGCGGTCAACCAAGGGACGTCATCTGGTCAGACCATGACCTTGGCGCAAGGCTTTGCTTATTCGTCTAATGTGGGAATGACTATTTTGGAACAGCAACTAGGTGATTCGACTTGGAGCAGCTACCTGTCTAAATTCCGTTTTGGTATGCCGACACGTTTCGGTATGGACAATGAGGAATCTGGATCAGTTTCCTTAGATAATAAGGTTACAGCAGCTATGTCAGCCTTCGGTCAAGGGGTGTCTGTTACAGAAATTCAGATGCTGCGGGCCTTCACAGCTGTTGCTAATAATGGTGTTATGTTGGAACCTCGTTTTGTCAATCAAATCTATGATTCTGCTGATAATAGCAGTCGAGTTAGCTCCACAGAAGTTGTGGGGAATCCTGTTTCTTCTGATGCGGCCAAGCAAACCCGTGACTATATGGTGGATGTCGGAACGGATCCTAATTATGGTACCCTTTATTCGTCTACAACAAATGCGCCAATTATTCAGGTTGGCAATTATTCAGTTGCTGTTAAATCAGGTACCGCCCAATATGCTGCTGGCGATGGCGGTTATGAGCAGGGTGAGCACAGCTATATCTATTCGGTTGTAGCTATGGTTCCTGCTGATGATCCTAAATTCATCATGTATGTGACTTTGAAGAAACCTGAGAATTTCAGTGGTTTATTCTGGGCTGATGTGGTCAATCCTGTCCTGGAGCAAGCCATGCTTATGCAGGATGAACTGTCATCAACCTCAGTCAGCTCACAGGCTTCATCTGAAACTGGCTATAAGATGCCAGATTTTACCGGTAAGAACGCTGGGGATGCTTCAACCACCCTGCGGCAAAATTTAGCCCATGTTATTCCTCTCGGAACTGGAAGCAAGGTCAAAAAGACTTCAGTCAAGGCCGGCAGCAATGTGAAATCGGGTCGCCAAGTCTTGATGTTAACTGATAAGTTTCAAGAACTGCCTGATATGTACGGTTGGACCAAGGCTAATGTCAAAATCTTTGCTGACTGGATGGGGATCAAGGTATCCTTCAAAGGATCTGAGTCGGGAACGGTTACCCAGCAGAATATTGACTCGGGTTCCAAGTTGAAAAATGTTAAAAAATTGACGATTACACTAGGAGACTAAGATGTTAACCATATTATTAGCAGGTTTGACTGCCTTCATTTTGACGGTAGTCGGAATACCCTTCTTTATCAAATTTTACCAGGCTAGGAAAATTGCCGGTCAACAGATGCACGAGG harbors:
- a CDS encoding PepSY domain-containing protein, whose amino-acid sequence is MKKLIPLLATGLSILALAACDFDDNDDHVQTPASSTVSSSPSKSSSASSSSTSAAISEDEAKNTALADAGLTAEQVTFTKVAQDIENGKNVYELEFVKDSIEYSYTIDSGNGAILEKETDNVND
- a CDS encoding ABC transporter ATP-binding protein, translated to MIEFQHVSKIYGEKGALSDLNLTINNGEIFGLIGHNGAGKTTTISILTSIIEATYGEVVVDGQALSANRDAIKKKIGYVPDSPDIFLNLTASEYWHFLGKIYGVEDSQIEQRIADLTQVFDLTQQQNDTIDSFSHGMRQKVIVIGALVVNPDIWILDEPLTGLDPQASFDLKEMMKQHAQAGNTVLFSTHVLQVAEQLCDRIGILKQGKLIFVGTLEELKANHPEKDLETIYLEMAGRNAEAPETSLGEEVTSQ
- the proB gene encoding glutamate 5-kinase, with translation MKRNFTGVKRLVIKVGTSSLVLPNGKINLNKIDQLAFVISDLMNQGKEVILVSSGAMGFGLNVLGMDKRPAEIARQQAVSSVGQVAMMSLYSQVFSHYQAKVSQLLITRDVVVYPESLENFTNAFESLIKLGIVPIVNENDAVSIEEMDHQTKFGDNDRLSAVVAKITDADLLIMLSDIDGLFDKNPTVYEDAVLRERVAEITDEILASAGGAGSKFGTGGMLSKIQSAQMIFENEGQMVLMNGENPRDILRLLAGEKIGTWFKRAD
- a CDS encoding glutamate-5-semialdehyde dehydrogenase; the encoded protein is MTVIEALGKQAQQASRDLLALGTVEKNRLLLGVAQTLVQETEKILAENAKDLSKAKEHGISPVMEDRLRLTGRRIQAMAEGLRQVADLQDPIGRVVQGFTNLDGLKIVQKRVPIGIIAMIFESRPNVSVDAFSLAFKTNNAIILRGGRDALNSNKILVNLIRQTLKAEGLNPDMVQLVEDTSHDVAEELMQATDYVDLLIPRGGSRLIQTVKAKAKVPIIETGVGNVHIYVDATADLEMATRIVINAKTQRPSVCNAAESLVVHQAVAAEFLPKLAEAVKKVHAVEFRADQGALALMPEAVPATAGDFATEFLDYVMSVKIVASLQEAIDWVNNYTTHHSESIITQDINSADAFQEQVDAAAVYVNASTRFTDGFVFGLGAEIGISTQKLHARGPMGLEALTSTKFYINGQGQIRE
- the rsmH gene encoding 16S rRNA (cytosine(1402)-N(4))-methyltransferase RsmH → MTNEFHHVSVLLHETVDMLAPKPDGIYVDATLGGAGHSAYLLSKLGPKGHLYCFDQDQSAIDNAQVKLKDYVDRGMVTFIKDNFRNLKADLAEEGVTQIDGILYDLGVSSPQLDQRERGFSYKQDAPLDMRMNQEADLSAYDVVNTYSYQDLVKIFFKYGEDKFSKQIARKIEQARKSKPIETTTELTEIIKSAKPAKELKKKGHPAKQIFQAIRIEVNDELGAADESIQQALELLALDGRISVITFHSLEDRLTKQIFKEASSVDVPKGLPFIPEEMQPKIALVNRKPILPSQGELSVNNRAHSAKLRVAKKIRK
- the ftsL gene encoding cell division protein FtsL, with the protein product MANKKQEEVAIQNAFQKRFRKFSRLEVAFYGSVIITAVLMAVGIIYLQSRNLQLKQQITEINSQISDAETDQNNAKQEVNELTRSDRIAEIAKKAGLNIDNSNLGNVGSNK
- the pbp2X gene encoding penicillin-binding protein PBP2X; translation: MKNLINRFLSYVTRDRRGPRANRERVGQNLMITTVFIFFIFIINFAIIIGTDSKFGVKLAPKAKAVYQTTVTKAAKRGTIYDRNGNVIAENSTTYTIYAIIDKKYVSAKNEKLYVQDKDYDKLADILNQQLGVEKDYVLKQLRQPKLTQVYFGSEGTNLSYSTMQAISDAAKEAGIKGVDFDTSASRLYPNGTFASEFIGIAQKQNGKKGDSTLVGTTGLEASMDSILSGTDGKVTYEKDENGNILFGTGKNIKKTIDGRDVYTTLDATLQTYLETQMNTFMEKVGSATDASATLVNAHTGEILATTQRPTYNADTLQGMSKDEGYNWNNMLYGTNFEPGSTMKVMLLASALNEGAFNANQTYYNGDGIKIADTTINDWAVNQGTSSGQTMTLAQGFAYSSNVGMTILEQQLGDSTWSSYLSKFRFGMPTRFGMDNEESGSVSLDNKVTAAMSAFGQGVSVTEIQMLRAFTAVANNGVMLEPRFVNQIYDSADNSSRVSSTEVVGNPVSSDAAKQTRDYMVDVGTDPNYGTLYSSTTNAPIIQVGNYSVAVKSGTAQYAAGDGGYEQGEHSYIYSVVAMVPADDPKFIMYVTLKKPENFSGLFWADVVNPVLEQAMLMQDELSSTSVSSQASSETGYKMPDFTGKNAGDASTTLRQNLAHVIPLGTGSKVKKTSVKAGSNVKSGRQVLMLTDKFQELPDMYGWTKANVKIFADWMGIKVSFKGSESGTVTQQNIDSGSKLKNVKKLTITLGD